In the genome of Arctopsyche grandis isolate Sample6627 chromosome 13, ASM5162203v2, whole genome shotgun sequence, the window ACACACAACTTGGCAAAACCGCATTTTGATTACACTTAAAACCACTGATCAAGTATCGAGGTTAATTAGCTTATATAACGCTTGAAGCttttaaatctatttaaatGGTGTATGAATTGAATATTGATTTCAGAACAAAGATGTCGAAAGGATTGCGCATCGAGACGGACCCTTTGAGGCCGGAGACAATGAAAATCGCCGAAGAACAACTCAGGGAAACTCCTGAAAGGGTCAAAGAAGCAACAGAAAAACTTAGAGAACTTCTACACGCCGACAGGACCATCCACTATCGCGACGATGATGAATTCCTTCTAATATTTTTAAGACCCTGCAAATTTTATCCGGAGAGCGCATTAGAATTCGTAAGTCAAAAACaagttttaaatttcatttatcatGTACGATGTATAAGAACACAAGTACAAACTGAAGGATAGTTTCTATcgtgtgtgtattaaaaatataagtcAAAATGTTGTAGGTACATTTGTAGAGATCAATTTCTCAATTTGTAAtatgaaataacaaaaatttaagTTTGATAAGAtaaataatgttgaaaaattgttCTCTTTCCATCAATCAGTAAAAGTGACGTTGAGTAAAGGTTAAAATCGTTGAACTCTTTTTATATCCGCTCTATTTTATCTcggtataaatatattaatagatTCATTTCAGTTATAttcttcaatattttataatgaatcgaaatataaatacaaatgtatgtatataattacatatatatatatatatatatatatatatatatatatatatatatatatatatatatatatatatatatatatatatatatatgtatatatatatatatatatatatatatatatatatatatatatatatatatatatatatatatatatcggcttatatatatatgtatgtatacatatatgtaaatatacacatgtaccttatgtattttgaaaaaagAGGATACACATGTCATGAGTCAATTTATTGCATGTTTTTTGACGTGATTACGTTTGATTTGCGGCATTATgacaatttttattgtattcaaattatCATAGAGGACACAAGTGGACATTGAACATAAAATATGTTTACGCAATCATagcaaaattttattgtttttgaatTATGATAGAATTATTAAATGAACAAATCtgtcataattattataaatcagAACAAAGATacgagtatattatattattcataaacaatatttgattttgatttttaaatgctttttattattacgaaattatgttcacaatacatcttatatctattttaatagctactgatatactgatcattttctattttacaatttaatttaatttggttagtaatcatagtattatattattttaatgttaatctacagcataatagaaaaaagagctcaaaaacctatttacaatccttataaacaaTATCGTCTGTTACACATAGTACCTTACAAAGGAAtttacgaatatatgtacatatatattttagtaaaacATGTGCTATTTGATGAAAATTCAGTTTTTTCTCTACTTTTACACCatggtataaatatgtatgtaggtatcttTCTTGTCATTAATAACGATCTTATCCAAACGGGATTGTTATTACATACACAAAATGAAACACATTCTTAATTTTTATCACTGATTTCTTTAAATGTACAGttcgattattttaattaactcAAATTATTCtatatgataaatataattttccttCCATTCATTTTGATTACTCGCATAACCTATGCCCTGACCTGTTAGCGTGTTGACGCATTTGTTACATTAAACTTTAAACACAAAACGCGTGGTGAAATAGTCCGAAGTGTTGTACTCTTTGATCTTTTTTAATGGTTATAATATAGTTCACAATACAAAGTTCATGGTGTATATcagaaaaaaaggtaaaaagttaaggaaaaatgtatttatgtattcgaTTGTTACTTCTAAATCTGCGTCGTCGATTTACGTCatagtatttttttgttgtcaaAAGCAGGAAATATTCTGTTAATTAGATTTGTTCGAATGCATCTaatgtttttaatgattaaatataaaaaagttgatCATCTTGATATTTTTGAAGTGGTATTTCCCACCATTAGAatattctatacatatgtacaagcaattatatttttttaagattaatTTAAGATATTAGATGCCGATCAATtgctgttatatgtatgtatgtacattccgcAAATATTCATTGATTAATTTAGATCCTATCTCTGCCTTTATGACAATAATAATCTATACTACATataagataataatatattgttatatGGTTTTGGTTTGAAATTGGTtccatgttttatatttttgtttttatttaacagaTGAGAAGAATAGCAGAATTCAAGAAAAACAATTCAGATATATTGGCCAATTTGATGCCAGAAGATGAGAGGGATGCATTTGTTGGAAACGATGTTGTCAATATATTAAAAGACAGAGATCAAAAAGGACGAAGAGTCTTAATTGTAAATGTTGGaggtacatacaaatttaattgaatgaattgctattaaaacattatttagtGTGCATCAATAATTGACTAAATATGTTTGCAAACATTATATAGGTATTTGGGATACAAAAAGAGTGAGTGCCGATCAGCTGTTcagagtattttatttaatacacgaAGCTGCAATTTTAGAACCTGAAACTCAAGTGAATGGTGTAGTGGTTATTATGAATTTCGATGGAATGGGCATGAAACAGGTAAATTGTCAAAGATATTGAACTacacaatttaatattattttaattattatacattgaaCACCTTTGATAATTGCAGGTTAAAGAATTGGGTCCTACATTTTCTAGACGATTGTTGTCATTCATTCAAGATGCTATGCCTGTAAGGCTGAAGGAAGTGCACTTTATCAATGAGCCATGGATATTCAATATGGTATGGCAATTGTTCAAGCCCCTAGTGAGAACCAAGTTGAGGGGAAGGGTAagacattatatacatatatattaaaatgcgaaataaataattcaaatattttttatgtaatgttTTTCTTTTCTATAGATGTTCTTCCACAAGGCAAATATGACATCACTCCACAAGCACCTAGATCCTAAATTTTTGCCAACAAATTATGGAGGTGAACTGCCAGAAATGAACTACACATCAGCCGATTGGTTCCCATGTGTTGAAATTTATCTTGACCACATACAAAAGTGGAATTCTTACGGATTTGTAAATAATCAGGTTAAACAATGAATTCCGCATAGTGAtagttcatatttatatataggttCTTTGATATTTAGTCTTGCATCGTTATACAAGatgattttttacaaaatttcaatttgaaatcaatATCTAGTATAAAGttactataaaataaaagatgTGTGAACCGTGATAGCAATTAGtcaatttttatgttatatttaaatcaatttgtttAATAGCTTGGAAGAAATATTTTGTGACAagcattaatatgtatattgctatagtgattatattttaattgacaaaaattatttttaagaagaCTACGAGATCTGTTCGTtaactaaaaaatatttatgtaattttagtgCCTTTAAACAtgccatttttaatattttatattgtatgtaccttTAGAGCAAATAaagtcaaatacatatatacatatgtacatatgtgttcattcttttttatattaaataatttcaactgaaaaagaaatttaACTACTTTAAgtatacattaaataaataataaataaatcatgttttttttaataattcagtaGTCGTAGTTCTTAATAGCAATTTTCTTAGAAAATGTCTTTTCAgatattattatgtgtatagTTAATTAATAGTTATGTATACTGTATGTCAGAAACTCAACaacttttggaaaaaaaaatttcaaagcaaAGCAGTATCTGGAAAGaagcatttatatatgtatttaaatttattacttattttaatatttgtattataccaTTACATTATagtgcatataaaaaaaatccaactttACCTGAAAAATCCCAGGTGTAAccacacaaaaataaatacataaaacacCACTGCAAATACAAAAGATCCTATTGTGTGTCATTAAACATATTTACTATATACGTTACAGGAAAATTATTCGGAAAAATTCATTTCCGTTTTCGAAGTGTAAGAAGTTGCATAAGTTTAGGCGcctgataatttaatttattttataaaaattatggcCGCAGTAGCGCTCTAGATTACTCTGTAATACTACTGCAgtgtaatttatatacataaaataaataaatctgcaTTCATTACATGTAAACTACATAaatatctttatatacatattgccagtgatgacgtatggatgtgaaacttggacactgaaagccaagatgctaaataaaatccaatgcactcaaagaagtatggaacgctgtatgcttggcataacgaggaaagacagaaagcggaacacgtgggtgagaagtatgacaagggtagtggacatagtgaatagagtgaagagattgaaatggcaatgggcgggtcacgtagctaggaggatggacgaaaggtggacaaaagaagtgcttgaatggtacccgagagaatgcaaaagagtaaaaggaagaccgcaaggaagatgggtgaacgaaattaggaaaatgtgcggaatgagatggatgagtgttgcgcaaaacagagacgagtggaagcatgttggagaggccttcatccagcagtggatggcgaatggctgtaaatgatgatgatgatgatgatacatatatacatagtatgtttgtttgtccgctgtaatatacattttttatactatCTCATGGAATTCTAATCCCAGATAGTTTTTGGAAAAGATCAATGTCCTGGCCCAGGACACTACTTACGAGAGCGCCTTGACACAGGGCTCCTGACCTGAGCCCATACAAAACATTCCAAAAATGggtcatttttttaaactttcacCCATCAGAGTAAAGCTGTTCAATTTtcgaattaaataatatttatttttttaaataatattcatttattttaatatgtgcaTTAATTAATCttagtaaataatatttactaaatattaatatacgATACTTTAAATGATATGaagtattttcaatatttacctACACATTAAGCAGGAGCGAAAAGCACGAATTTTGGATTTCTTCGGATAGAATCAAATCTACAGCAGATTTGATTCTATCCGATGTTCCAGATTAgggttcttttaaaatttaatgatatcTTTACTTTTCCGAAACTtaatctaaataatttaaagctactatccGATATTCAAAGTtcgaatatatttcaatatttggaAATCCtagtcctgtgcctccaaccagtCGGTTTGTCTCGACCAACATTTCtaaaaagtaggttttttttatatatctctttttctttcactatttaaccgtttgcccgcggccgtcttctatggaagtttTGGGCGACAAGtttgtagcgcggctgtcttccatagaatttctgaactttgcacgggattttgagtcttatatgcgcctatttcaactgttttaaggttcaaaattgattgaatatattactgagttgaataccatctattcaatttgcttaaaataaatatataccagtcaaaattagttttttgtggaaccatactgaaacctcgtttatgtgacgtcacgtcttcatataattatgaagaatgattatttgacaattaatcgaaaactacgagatatattatgtattttattgtttaaaataatactttatgtgttaattaaaatatgtggttacttgagtaaatattaaaatctgtatttaaggtcgaaaacttgattgccaaattcgcgaaaaaggtgccgcgtgcagggcttgttcgctatatttattgccgcgggcaaagggttaacaaaaataaacaattaatattaaccttttgaagtttatttgggtcgattatgataagttttactttgattttgatatcttgatatttgattatgataagttttgatttTGACGAAAGATCCCATACAAAGcgctattttcagaaaatcgtcgtttgtttcatatttccgtgattattttgaaaataagaaaacattgtttaaaatcaatgattttttttatttaacgttcccttaatacgacaaaagttttccattaggcccatcgatgaaaatccgaaATTAGTATTTTTCGCTCTGGCTACTACACATGTATCTTGTGtttgtataattaataattttctcaacaaatattaattataataatacatttgcattatatgtataatgcagatagatataaaatacatatatgtatgtacattataaaccaaaaaaatcattttacatcaataaatatgtttgacCAGACAGACTCACACAGATAAAAGGTTTTTTAAACACTTATATAactatttttgtaataataataaaataggaataaaaatatcgataaacaCAGTACAAGGTCTTTGAGATCAAGGAAAACATTTATAGCGTGgaaataattgttttaatttaattgtaatgaTTAAGACCCGATACGCATTTGTGATTTTCTGTCGCGCGATCACTTAgtctataaaaatataacatacagTATTAATACGCATTTGCGACCAAATAATCACAGCCACTTTCTTTAGTTTCTGTCGCGCAAGAAAAAGATCGCGCGACAAAAAAACGCAAATGCGTATGGGGAATAAGTATGGTTATCGATTTAGGTCGCAATTTTGTTCATTATACGAAGGATAAGAaaagatattttaattatataaatacaaatatatatatatatatatatatatatatatatatatatatatatatatatatatatatatatatatatatatatatatataaattttttttttttttatacatacataatgaaaatattccgtttcaaagcattatttttaaatattttggataaactccaatatttgatatattatatttttactttatctatgtactatgtaattttaatttttgtgatcatgcgaaattttgactgattcgaactcagaatcgatcactgatcacattttcatgatctagaaaaaatgtgtgtgtggctgtgtattttggggattttttgaacaccgtaagtcctatcgaactgaaacttagttttAAAGAATATATTTGCAGGTAAgcagctatttatttattaatttattggtATCAAGTTTGATTTCCACTTATTGGAATTGGATGAAGTGACAAGAAGGCAAGCAACTTTAAGTATATTAATAAGAAAAGGTTAGTAAAACTTATCACGCATTTTCTTAAGGACTACAACTTTTGAAATagctgtatacatatacatatatttatatttgctacatatgtatgtatagatgagGGTCTCAAATTGTTCGATACGTTTCCATTATTGTGAATATCATGATTATACATTATTGATgaattgaaaatgttgtatttaattgaattgtGCAAATCAAACtaacagaaaaaaattaaaaatttaggaAAATCGTGAAAAATACTCCAGAAAAGAGAATTGACAACGAATCATCACGGTTTTACCGAATTTGGTTTCAATTGTCGTCAATTAAGATCGCACGCCTTAATCAAATTCATCCAAATGTAGTCAAAACCCAcacaaatttatctgatgacGTTCGTCGGATCTATAAAGCCGGTTTTTTGACATTGCACAACTGCAGTACAATCCAGAGGTTTGTAAATCCGGTTCGAAGGCTTTGTAACGTAGCCGTGACCTATAACTTTAAAACGTGGCTGTAAAGGTTAACTGTTTGTAAATGATGAGAGATAGGTTTGAATTGAttgaattgatatgtatttcgtaaaagaaaatttttaatatcatgATTTCTATTTACTTAAAAATTTGCACTTATGAAATATACGGgtttattcatttcaaattgaccctttttcatttcaaattaactcTTTGGTCATTTTTAAACTGTGTTGAGACCACCACTCGACTTTAAATATTAtggtttgaaaattttaattaaatttatttcacaaCTTTTCATAATTTTCCTCATAAATATGTGCCCgatgttaacaaatcttagaGGTCCAGTGTTTCTGGGATTTAACCCTTCCTCTTGTTTTCTCCACGCCATTACCTACTAGTAACTAAACCCTGCCtctctccatatatgtacatctc includes:
- the LOC143921557 gene encoding clavesin-1-like translates to MSKGLRIETDPLRPETMKIAEEQLRETPERVKEATEKLRELLHADRTIHYRDDDEFLLIFLRPCKFYPESALEFMRRIAEFKKNNSDILANLMPEDERDAFVGNDVVNILKDRDQKGRRVLIVNVGGIWDTKRVSADQLFRVFYLIHEAAILEPETQVNGVVVIMNFDGMGMKQVKELGPTFSRRLLSFIQDAMPVRLKEVHFINEPWIFNMVWQLFKPLVRTKLRGRMFFHKANMTSLHKHLDPKFLPTNYGGELPEMNYTSADWFPCVEIYLDHIQKWNSYGFVNNQVKQ